In the Parasteatoda tepidariorum isolate YZ-2023 chromosome 3, CAS_Ptep_4.0, whole genome shotgun sequence genome, one interval contains:
- the LOC107440511 gene encoding GATA zinc finger domain-containing protein 7-like has protein sequence MNNFQFQQRKKNLRRQYMPLNPYYMSLQNIEDLPSSDRQQSENDYENTFFYQTHGIEIKEEVLETSPISTDADESVPEPSSSTGVQNNIQQSSTSFMDTTSNINQSSPSLLGTTLDINQSPAFFVGTNSEINQVSSEDSTPFQTIDINPPILTREDVEMDNMETHEANQLQTTTLLTDSGLNKNSNYWQRISHENPSMSDLSLSKRSDDKPRERRICSSLENQSNASNKNNISSSIGNSDRGRLNGSVTGPKSISLKRKFNRAQNQSWTIDKAQNYQTEENAAKNKFRTRSENREENDKNISLQGRELENQDDLRNHNLFNTTSPASASAIEPEIDSNSFNQTISQVDSNNKNHREVIRNKRTETEQDFFSQTQNEIRQSNNSNLNTETNENNLYVIPERNNSINVSNDMSLMPMNQKNYKTVTKENKKQVSQKGNDQTHSEMENYFKNNTSDSRNKNLFSNDFYINEATGINNNAMTSIPSGNDPEGSRNSQHNTESKNEHNLINKITPFCLNTSTPPGIENISQPSQDEVLESDKNESKTNAEIEMISDDSVSAIFASDSPNVPMQYIDPNQQLLGENGKEINFCLENNNMYSNNIAYTEENSEVFHENTNVPITSNNMNYNDPSFVNSHMTNVSNMFLNIASDCESYNPYNLKSDPQKHFFIPNACAHNDNNSQVFYEADGVIVPYSSEKETSSLLMNRTSTGIYNNNTGLPSIVSNHPNEHSNNNTFQNFSNYRNFAELPENSETPLQVNSNDDDFDDIKILYQSSVKTSVIQTSDSEIGNYTQMKSGSVLTMVEPIQNSDDSYSAPNTDNQAAYNNSHNFDQTNYNSTSEPSVDTVKDLADASGVTDDDIIFIGRIIRTLATSTDPTVFDTRTKFEFACIDLQDVKTYLRVTNTKNSKSYLCHPLSQAKSVENIQAFNYCQQTSNYKSSSESSINHLDHNINNEQQLCPNYSDAIQNIKQETDENSNFKIFYWEMSGPPRSNTESVGSFNSYVGENFSFTYAPITENYASTIITQTQAEWAAIHNDYNNNLHLECIQKFFYIWPVNFEFIASQPLDILNSHSTSVSATFNLAMDPESKGNPYRFLGLSDYHADAIFDILKSKLLPLVPHGQLQEESKSFAEMSCSVTSQNNIRNVGASNSGQHFMQQLVHYPSSNSMCNSFEQTTSCGIPDTLPENNDGTGFNSKEPLNYNYRAPIHNNGILAENVIPLFQNKQISGGSESGHTNALQNFNSKRQVHSKYYRNLGTMAPGRLYNQQAYHNQPALKNSVSYPASQQHFFQHNNTPNLDSNNENQSNVNVHANNFNSYNHEPEQNLYECNSFQSQLPTAHLSKGPNRCVTVINTNAALGSMGQNYNKNTSQRFDESRGISTIYQYSNPVYDNISDDNSSFPAIQNTESFPQNISFGNKSRNIVNPNAINENFRNREIILPPSLDSNQSKSIELLQQLSLKPYNKVNNLNQREENVHFKVTKGGAAYSYEMRRHEISHQNDQEIERRLLLHTSGNIVQESTNAKLRRSRKAPYTQAIMDANVCNNRFRRLPSSEQNIYKYERQSLTERNPSAHTENLNHQPYMGIYCQHTNTPMFVRNASGNNHVIKTMNSSKAIDLSNREQTGNNISSPASLPTSSFSNPPLQIIPSNLNLTTPSTSQQFISTTDEQTIRNIYQNIETPRVEQRQSRRLNRLNSCDGNNALVDRNVNASVSENETQRIIRGIKSAYVEKRYQDMLNILQENQFLPCYHKELQSYWIKGHHLLEYPSQHCDDINKVVVRSGEEYRLRTQYPYPAGISSKPQEILAIIFEDDKYPSLQKRQTLAGEVGYTEKQVNTWFKNRRQRDRKRDKDERQEVIINSLRHGLPNNFEANIKPGRGRGRGRGRGRGKYSPYINQYENVRE, from the exons ATGAATAATTTCCAGTTTcaacaaaggaagaaaaatttaagaagacaATATATGCCACTCAATCCATATTACATGAGTTTACAAAACATTGAGGATTTGCCTTCGAGCGATAGACAGCAATCAGAAAATGATTACGAAAACACATTCTTCTACCAGACACACggaatagaaataaaagaagaagtaCTTGAAACGTCCCCGATCAGCACAGATGCGGATGAATCAGTACCAGAACCTAGTAGCTCTACAGGagttcaaaataatattcagcAATCATCTACCTCTTTTATGGATACAACCTCGAACATCAATCAATCATCTCCATCTCTTTTGGGTACAACCTTAGACATCAATCAATCACCTGCTTTTTTTGTGGGTACAAATTCAGAAATCAATCAAGTCAGCTCCGAAGATTCCACTCCTTTTCAAACTATTGATATCAATCCACCGATATTAACGCGAGAAGATGTCGAAATGGATAACATGGAGACACATGAAGCTAATCAGCTTCAAACGACGACTTTATTAACAGACTCGGGATTAAACAAGAATAGTAACTATTGGCAACGAATTTCACATGAAAATCCATCAATGTCAGATTTAAGTTTATCCAAAAGAAGCGATGATAAGCCACGTGAACGACGAATCTGTAGTAGTCTAGAGAATCAATCAAATGcttctaacaaaaataatatttcttcgtCCATCGGAAACTCAGATCGTGGTCGATTAAATGGTTCAGTGACTGGGCCAAAAAGTATCAGCTTGAAGAGGAAGTTCAATCGGGCTCAAAATCAAAGCTGGACCATTGACAAAGCACAGAATTATCAAACTGAAGAGaatgcagcaaaaaataaatttcgaacaaGGTCAGAAAACCGTGAAGAgaacgataaaaatatttctcttcagGGCAGAGAACTAGAAAATCAGGATGATCTTCGAAATCATAACCTATTCAATACCACGTCTCCTGCATCAGCCTCGGCTATAGAGCCTGAAATAGACTCAAACTCATTTAATCAAACAATAAGTCAGGTTGATTCAAATAATAAGAACCATAGAGAAGTTATCAGAAACAAGAGGACAGAAACTGAACAAGATTTTTTCTCCCAAACACAAAACGAAATTCGTCAGAGCAATAATAGTAATCTCAACACAGAAACAAATGAGAATAACCTTTATGTAATTCCAGAAAGAAACAATTccataaatgtttcaaatgataTGAGTCTCATGCCgatgaatcaaaaaaattacaaaactgtcacaaaagaaaataagaaacaagTGTCTCAGAAAGGTAATGATCAAACTCATTCCGAGATggagaattattttaagaataacacATCTGATAGcagaaacaaaaatctattttcgaacgatttttacataaatgaagCAACAGGTATTAATAACAATGCTATGACTTCAATACCCTCTGGTAATGATCCGGAAGGTAGCAGAAATTCCCAACATAACACTGAAAGCAAAAAcgaacataatttaattaataaaataactcctttttgtttaaatacctCAACTCCACCAGGAATCGAAAATATTAGTCAGCCGAGTCAAGATGAAGTTTTAGAATCCgataaaaatgaatctaaaacAAACGCTGAAATAGAAATGATATCAGATGACTCTGTTTCCGCCATCTTTGCTTCAGACTCTCCAAATGTTCCAATGCAATACATAGATCCCAATCAACAGTTACTTGGAGAAAACGGTAAAGAGATAAACTTTTgcttggaaaataataatatgtattcaAATAACATTGCTTACACAGAAGAAAATTCAGAAGTTTTCCATGAGAATACAAACGTCCCTATAACCTCTAATAACATGAATTACAATGATCCTTCCTTTGTCAATTCACACATGACGAATGTTTCGaatatgtttctaaatattGCATCAGATTGTGAGTCATATAAtccatataatttaaaaagcgatccacaaaaacatttttttattccaaatgcCTGTGCTCATAATGACAATAATTCTCAAGTTTTCTACGAAGCAGACGGCGTAATAGTTCCTTATAGCTCAGAAAAAGAAACTTCGAGTTTACTTATGAATCGCACAAGTACCGGCATTTATAACAACAACACTGGCTTGCCCTCTATTGTATCGAACCATCCGAATGAACACTCTAATAATAATACgtttcagaatttttcgaaTTATCGAAACTTTGCGGAGCTCCCCGAAAATTCAGAAACACCTCTGCAAGTCAATTCAAATGATGATGATTTCGATGATATCAAAATTCTCTATCAAAGCAGTGTAAAAACAAGTGTAATTCAAACTAGTGACTCTGAAATTGGGAATTATACTCAAATGAAATCTGGGTCTGTTTTAACGATGGTAGAACCCATCCAAAACTCAGATGATTCTTATTCAGCTCCTAACACTGATAATCAAGCTGCTTACAATAACTCACATAATTTCGATCAAACAAATTACAATAGTACAAGTGAACCATCCGTTGACACTGTGAAAGATTTGGCTGATGCAAGTGGAGTTACAGACGACGacataatatttattggaaGAATTATAAGGACTTTGGCTACCTCTACAGACCCTACAGTATTTGATACCAGGACAAAGTTTGAGTTCGCCTGCATTGATTTACAAGATGTTAAAACTTACCTTCGagttacaaatacaaaaaattcaaaaagttatctTTGTCATCCACTAAGCCAAGCAAAATCTGTTGAAAATATTCAAGCCTTTAACTATTGTCAACAAACTTCGAATTATAAATCGAGTTCAGAAAGTTCTATCAACCACTTAGATCATAATATAAACAACGAACAACAATTATGTCCTAACTACTCAGATGCTATTCAAAACATAAAGCAGGAGACagatgaaaattctaatttcaaaatattttactgggAAATGTCCGGGCCTCCTAGAAGTAACACAGAAAGCGTTGGAAGTTTTAACTCGTATGTTggagaaaattttagttttacataTGCTCcaattactgaaaattatgCTAGCACTATAATCACCCAAACTCAAGCAGAATGGGCAGCAATACACAATGACTATAACAACAATCTTCATCTTGAATgcattcagaaatttttttacatttggcctgtcaattttgaatttattgcaaGTCAACCACTTGATATCTTAAACAGCCATTCGACATCTGTGTCCGCAACTTTTAATCTTGCAATGGATCCTGAAAGCAAGGGAAATCCATACAGGTTTCTAGGATTAAGTGATTACCACGCAGACGCTATATTTGACATTCTCAAAAGCAAACTTTTACCCCTTGTGCCCCATGGGCAGCTGCAAGAAGAGAGTAAAAGCTTCGCTGAAATGAGTTGTAGCGTAACTTCGCAAAACAACATTCGCAATGTTGGTGCCAGTAACTCAGGTCAACATTTCATGCAACAGTTGGTGCATTATCCGTCATCTAACAGTATGTGCAATTCTTTTGAACAAACGACAAGCTGTGGCATTCCAGACACATTGCCAGAAAACAATGATGGAACAGGTTTTAACAGCAAAGAACCTCTAAATTACAACTATAGAGCTCCAATTCATAATAATGGCATTTTGGCAGAAAATGTGAttcctttatttcaaaataaacaaatcagtGGTGGGTCAGAATCTGGCCATACCAAtgcattgcaaaattttaattcgaaaagaCAAGTGCActcaaaatattatagaaactTGGGAACCATGGCTCCAGGTAGGTTGTATAATCAACAGGCTTACCATAATCAGCCTGCATTGAAAAACTCTGTGAGTTATCCTGCATCCcaacaacatttttttcaacataataaTACACCGAATCTTGATTCCAATAACGAAAATCAAAGTAATGTGAATGTGCATGCGAATAACTTCAACTCTTATAACCACGAACCAGAACAAAATCTATATGAATGTAATTCATTTCAAAGCCAGTTACCAACGGCTCACTTATCCAAAGGACCAAATCGATGCGTAACTGTCATAAATACTAATGCTGCACTTGGATCGATGGGGCAGAACTACAACAAGAATACAAGCCAACGATTTGATGAAAGCCGTGGAATTTCAACAATTTATCAGTATTCAAATCCAGTCTACGATAATATATCTGACGATAATAGCTCTTTTCCTGCGATCCAAAATACGGAATCATTTCCCCAAAATATATCTTTTGGAAATAAATCTCGCAATATAGTTAACCCTAATGCTATCAACGAGAATTTTCGAAATCGGGAAATTATCCTCCCGCCATCGCTAGATTCTAACCAGTCGAAATCCATAGAACTGCTTCAACAACTTTCTCTAAAACCGTACAACAAAGTTAACAATCTTAATCAACGAGAAGAAAATGTACACTTTAAAGTAACCAAAGGTGGTGCCGCATATTCCTATGAAATGAGAAGGCACGAAATTTCTCATCAAAATGATCAAGAAATTGAACGAAGGCTTCTTCTGCATACTAGTGGGAATATTGTACAGGAAAGCACAAATGCAAAACTTCGACGGTCAAGGAAAGCTCCATACACACAAGCTATTATGGATGCGAATGTTTGTAATAATAGATTTCGAAGATTACCCTCAAGCGagcaaaacatttataaatacgAAAGACAATCCTTAACGGAAAGAAATCCTTCAGCGCACACTGAAAATCTAAATCATCAACCATATATGGGTATTTACTGCCAACACACTAACACCCCAATGTTTGTAAGGAATGCAAGTGGGAACAACCATGTTATCAAAACAATGAATTCAAGTAAAGCCATAGATTTGTCGAACCGAGAACAGACTGGGAATAACATTTCATCTCCTGCCTCATTACCAACATCGTCTTTTTCGAATCCTCCTTTACAAATCATTCcatcaaacttaaatttaactACGCCGTCAACTAGTCAACAGTTCATCAGCACTACTGATGAGCAGACGATAAGGAACATCTACCAAAATATTGAAACGCCTCGTGTAGAACAAAGGCAGAGTAGAAGATTGAATAGATTGAACAGCTGTGATGGAAATAACGCACTTGTCGATAGGAACGTAAATGCTTCAGTTAGTGAAAATGAAACCCAAAGAATAATAAGAGGCATAAAATCTGCTTACGTCGAGAAAAGATATCAAGATATGCTAAACATTTTGCAAGAGAATCAATTTCTTCCATGCTACCACAAAGAACTTCAGTCGTATTGGATAAAAGGACATCACCTTTTAGAATACCCCTCCCAACACTGTGATGATATCAATAAAGTCGTAGTTAGGTCTGGTGAAGAATATCGATTACGTACTCAATATCCGTATCCAGCAGGCATTTCCAGCAAACCCCAAGAAATTCTAgctattatttttgaagatgaTAAATATCCATCACTTCAAAAACGGCAAACATTAGCAGGTGAAGTGGGCTATACTGAAAAACAAGTTAACACATGGTTCAAAAATCGAAGACAAAGAGATAGGAAAAG AGACAAAGATGAACGACAAGAAGTAATCATAAACTCGCTTCGACATGGCCTGCCGAACAATTTTGAGGCAAATATAAAACCAGGACGTGGTAGAGGACGTGGAAGAGGACGAGGTAGAGGAAAATATAGTCCATATATAAACCAGTACGAAAATGTAAGAGAATGA
- the LOC107440505 gene encoding DNA-directed RNA polymerase II subunit RPB7, producing MFYHISLEHEILLHPRYFGPQLLETVKQKLFTEVEGTCTGKHGFVIAVTTIDNIGAGFIQPGRGFVVYPVKYKAIVFRPFKGEVLDAVVTQVNKVGLFTEIGPLSCFISRHSIPSDMQFDPNSNPPCYRTDDEEVVIQQDDEIRLKIVGTRVDATDIFAIGTLMDDYLGLN from the exons ATGTTCTATCAT atttcctTAGAACATGAAATTCTTCTCCATCCCCGTTATTTTGGACCTCAACTTTTGGAAACAGTGAAGCAGAAACTTTTTACTGAAGTTGAAGGAACGTGCACAGGAAA ACATGGTTTTGTCATTGCGGTCACTACAATTGATAACATAGGAGCAGGCTTTATCCAACCAGGACGTGGTTTCGTGGTTTATCCAGTCAAATACAAAGCTATTGTTTTTCGCCCTTTTAAAGGAGAAGTTCTTGATGCTGTTGTAACTCAAGTGAATAAG GTTGGACTTTTTACTGAAATTGGACCATTATCTTGTTTTATATCCAGACAT tctATACCATCTGATATGCAGTTTGATCCAAATTCAAACCCTCCTTGTTATCGTACAGATGATGag GAAGTTGTAATTCAGCAAGATGATGAGATACGGCTAAAAATTGTTGGCACGCGAGTTGATGCCACTGAtatt TTTGCCATAGGTACTCTCATGGATGATTATTTgg gtTTAAATTGA